GTAAAAGGTGCAAAAACTTTTTTAATTAATGCAAGAATTTCTGATAAATCATATGATTCATATAAGAGATTTTCATTTTTTTACAAAAGAGTTTTTAATAAAATTGATAAAGTTTTTGCACAAACAGATATTGATAAAAAACGATTACTTGAGCTTGGAGCAAAAGATGTTGAAGTTATAGGAAATATAAAATTAGCACAACTTCCAAAAGTAACAAGAGAATTTGAAAAGCAAGATGAAATTTTAATAACAGCTGGAAGTACTCATAAAAATGAGGAAGAGCTAATATTAAAAGCATATGATAGGAAGTTTGGAAAACTAGTAATAGTTCCTAGACATCCTGAAAGATTTGAACAAGTTGACTTCTTTATAAATGATTTTATAAAAGATAAAAAACTAAGTTATCATAAGTTTTCACAAAAAGAAGATTTTTCTAGTGATATTGTACTAGTTGATAAATTAGGAGAATTGAATAATATTTATTCAATTTCTGATGTGGTTATACTTGGAGGAGCATTTGAAAATATTGGTGGACACAATCCAGTTGAGCCAGCATTTTTTAATTGCAAAATAATTAGTGGTGAAAATATATTTAATCAAAAGTCACTTTTTGAATGTGTGAATAATTACACTATAATAAAAAATAATGAACTAAAAGAAACTTTAGAAAATATAGAAAAATTAGAAAAATCAACTCTTGTTCAAGAGGGTGATTTACAACCTATTTTAAAGGAATTACATGGGTTACGATAAAGCATATAAAGTATTAGCAAAGCAAGAGGGTATCTCAAACTCAAAAGCAAAAGAATTGATTGATAAAGGACTTGTAAGAGCTGCAGGTAAGAAAGTAATGATTGCACGTGGAGAAATTGATGAAGATACAGTTTTTTCTGTAAAAGAGATTGCTAGTATTAAAATGATATTTCAAGATGATAATATTCTTGCTGTTGATAAACCTGCTTTTTTAACAAGTGATGAAGTTGCAAGAAAATTTCCAGACTATATGATGCTAAATAGATTAGATAAAGAGACTAGTGGAGTAATGCTTTTTGCTAAAAATGAAGAGTTTCAGAAAAAAGCAATTGGTGAATTTAAAGCTAATAGAGTTTATAAAGAGTATGTTGCTATTGTAGATGGAAAAGTTATTGAAGAGATTGAAATTGATAAGCCAATATTAACTGCAAAGAATAGAGGAATTGCTAAATCAAAAATTGATGCAAAAAAAGGAAAACCTGCAAAATCTACAGTTTATCCTATGCTAGTTGAGGGAAAGCATTCAAAAATTAAAATTGTTATTGATACTGGGCGAACTCATCAAATTAGAGTTCATTTAAACTCTGTAGGACTTCCTATTATTGGTGATGCAATTTATGGAAAACCAGCAGCTAATATAAATAGAGTATTATTACATTCTAAAAAAACTCAAATATTTGATTATACTTTTGAAGCTAAAGAGCCTAGAGAGTTTAGAGTGTATGAATTTAATTAATATTTAAGAATTAAAAAAAATAAAAAGTCCTAAATATAGGACTTTTTATTGAGACTAAAATTAAATTTTCCTTAAATTGATACTTGATTCAACTTCTTTAAAGAATTAAAACAGTAAAATCGCACAAATTTTAAGATTTGGAGATAGTTTTGTTTGATTCATTAACCGGTTCGATAAGAAATGCAGTAAATAAAATAAGGCATAAAGATGATGTTGCCTCATTAAAAAAAGCAATTACTGAACTAAAAAAATCACTTTTAAAATCTGATGTTCATCATAAAACAACAAAAGACTTAGTTGCAGCTGTTGAGCTTGAAACTAAAAATAATGGTATTGGACAAGATTCATTTTTAAGAGCATTACAAATTGAATTAACTAAAATATTAACTACTGAGGGAAATCAAGGTTTTGTTTTCTCTTCAACTCCTCCAACAACGATTCTTATGACTGGACTTCAAGGTTCAGGTAAAACAACTACAACTGGTAAATTAGCTAATTATTTAAAAATTAGAAAGAAAAAAGTTTTAGTTGCAGCTGCGGATTTACAGAGACTTGCAGCAGTTGAACAATTAAAACAAATTGCAGAACAAATTGAAGTTGATATTTATTATGATGATAATGAAAAAGATCCTGTAAAAATAGCCAAAGCAGCACAAGAAAAAGCAAAAAAAGAGCTTTATGATGTTCTTTTAATTGATACAGCTGGTCGACTTGCAATTGATGATGAACTTATGGCTCAACTTGATGATGTTAAAAAATCTGTTAATCCTGATGAAATTTTTTATGTAGCAGATTCTTTAACAGGGCATGATGCAACTAGAACTGCTACTTCGTTTAAAGAAAAGATTGGTATTGATGGTGTAATTTTATCTAAGTATGATGGTGATACTAAAGGTGGAGTGGCTATTTCAATTGCTCACCAAGTTGGTGTTCCTTTAAGATTTATTGGTATTGGTGAAAAAATGCCAGATCTTGAAGTATTTATTCCAGATAGAATAGTTTCTAGGCTTATGGGTGCTGGAGATATTGAAGGTCTTGCTGAAAAAACATCTGCTATTATTGATGAAAAGAAAGCAAAGGAAGTTACTAAAAAGATTAAAAAAGGTGAGTTTAACTTTAATGACTTTTTAGATCAACTTTCTATGATGAGTAAATTAGGTTCTATGAAATCTATTATTGGAATGATTCCTGGTCTTTCACAAATGGCTGGACCAATAAAAGATATGGATTTTGAAAATTCTGATGAGATTAAAAGAATTAAAGCATTAATTGGTTCTATGACTCCTAAAGAGAGAGAAACTCCAAGCTTAATGAACCCAAGTAGAAAGAAAAGAATTGCAAAAGGTTCAGGACTTTCTGAAATGCAAATCAATAAGATTTTAAAGCAATTTAAAAATGCATCTAAGATGGCTAAGAAGTTATCAAGTAAAGGTGGTATGAAAGGTTTGCAAAATATGATGCAACAAATGCAAGGTCCAGGTGGACCAGCAGGATTACCTAAATAAACAAATAAAAAATCAATAGTGTTGAATTGTAAACTTATTCTTTATTAAAAGAGTTTGGAGTTTAGAATTCAATACTATAAAAAACAAAAAAATTAAGGAAAGAACAAATGACAGTAATTAGATTAACTAGAATGGGTAGAAACAAAAAACCATTTTACAGAATCGTTGTAACAGACTCAAGAAAAAGAAGAGATTCAGGATGGATTGAATCAATTGGATACTTTAACCCAGTAGCGGAGCCAAAAGTATTAAAAATTGATGAAGAAAGATATAACTATTGGTTAAGCGTTGGTGCTAAACCATCTGAAAAAGTTAAAAAATTAGCAGCTCAAAAGTAATTTCTGATAGAATACTAACATGATTACAAATTTTATAGAAAGTTATGCAAAATTAATTGTAAGTAAACCAGAAGAGGTAACTATTTCAACAAATAGTATTGATGAAACTTTTACTGAAATAACAATAAAAGCAAATAGTGCAGATATTGGAAAACTTATTGGTAAAAATGGAAATATGATTAATGCTTTAAAAACTATGGCAAATGGTTGCAAAGCAAAAGATGGTGTATCTTATAAAATACAAGTTTTAGCAAACTAATATTCATTATATGAAAAATAAAATTTATGTTGCAAAATTAGGAAAAGCAGTTGGTCTAAAAGGTCATTTAAGACTTATTATAGACTCTGATTTTCCTAATCAATTTAAAAAAAATGCAATATTTACTACAAATAAAAAACTTGAACTAAAAGTTCAAGAATACAACATGTCAAGAGAACTTATAAAGTTTGAAAACTATGATGATGTTGATATCGCAAAAAAACTAACAAATCAAGAATTATATGTTTCCCAAGAAGATACAAAAGAAAATTGTAAATTAGAGAAAGACCAGTTTTTTTGGTTTGATTTAATAGATTGTAAAATTGTAGAAAATGGTAAAACATTAGGTATAGTAAAAGATATTCATAGATACCCTTTAGATGATTATTTCGAAATTATTACTGATGAGGCTTTGATAAAAGAAGGCTTGCCTAAAATTTTTTTAGTACCTTATGTTACACAGACATATATTAAAAATGTTGATATAGAAAATAAAACTATAGAAACAAAAAATTGTTTTGATATTTTAGAAAACTCATAAGAGCTTCCTAAAACTTTTTAGTATTTACATCTTTTTTGATATTCTTCATTTGTAAAGTCAATCAAATATGCTTCTTTAAATCCATTATTTAATAAATTATCAAATACTTTTTGTCTCTCTTTATTTGAGTCATATGGTCCAAAAAATATTTCTATACGGTTTTTATAATCTCTACATAACGATAAGTTTTTATCATATTTTTCTACTTCATCTAAAAATTCTTTATATAGATTTCCTTTAATTGTTGCAACATTAATAAACGAAAGAAAAGTATTAGTCATATTTTTTTCAACTACTTTTTCTTCTATTTCTATTGGCTCTATTGATTCTTCTTTAACCATAGTATTTTCTTCAGGTTCTTCTTCTACTTCAGGCTCTTCATTTAATACTGGCTCAATAGTTTTAACCATATTTCTTTGATCTTCTAATTCTTTTAATAGTTCAGCTCTTTTTTCTTCTAGTTTCATTGCTGCTTCTTCTTGAAGTTTTAAAAAGTTTTCTTGTTTTTCTTTTATTGCTTTTTGTTGATTTTCAAGAATTTGTTTTTCTTTTTCTATTTTTGCATATTGTGCAGCTAATCTTTCTTCTTCTTTTTTCTTTTTTTCTGCTAATGCTTTTTCTTCAGCTTCTTTTTTTAATCTTTCTTCTTCTTTTATTCTCTTTTCTTCAGCTTCTAATTCATTTCTATTCATTATTTCATGTTTAGTAAGCATAGTAAGTTTTTTATTTAATCTTTTTTTATTTAAATCTTTAGAATCAAACTCTATTTCTGGTTCAGCTTTTTTCATTTCAACTTTTTTCTCTGGCATTTTCTTTGGTTCTTCTGGATCAAAAAAGCCTAAGAAATATAAAGTTGTACCAACAAGTAATATTAATAAAAGAAAAGCCACAATTCCAATTAAAATTTTATAAATTTTTGGTTGTTTTTTTTGTATTTTAGGAGGTTCTTCTGGCGTTTCTTCTGTTTCACTAGTATTTTCAGAATCAATTGAATTATTGTCTTCAGAATCATTTTTTTTAGTTTTAAGATTATTATCATTAGATGTCAAATCCGAAGTATTTACTTCTTCTGTAACTGGTTCTAATACCGGCTCAAGTACTTCTTCTAAATCTCCATCTAGAGATAACTCTTCAAGAGCTTCTTCTGGACTAATATCATTAGAAGTTTCAAGTCCAACTTCTTTTATAATCTCTTCATCTGTTTTTTCTGCCATATTTTACTCTTTATTTAATTTTCTTTTTTCTCGTTGTCTTTCTAAAATCTTTTCTTTATTTTTTTCATAATAAGCTTTTCTATACTCTTTTAATGCATCTTTCTTTTTTTCTCTATATGTTTTATCATATTCTAATCTTTTTTCTCGATTTTCTTGATAATAAGTTTGTTTTTTTTCTTTATACTCGCTCATCTTTTTTAGAATTTGTTCTTTTCTATCGTCAACATGTTCTTTTTGTTTTTTTGCAATTAATTTAATATTTTTTGTAAAGTTATCACTATCAAGTTCTTTTGAATAGTCTATTTCTTTATAATCTTTGTATTTAGTTTTAGAAGTTTTTTCTTTACTTTTTAAATAATAATCTCTTTTTTTCTTTTTGTGTTTTAAGAAATTTTCTTCTCTAAGCCTTTTTAATTCTTCTAAATCTGTAGACATAAATTACTTTATCTTACCTATCTTTTTAATCTGTTAACAGTATCTAACATACTATCAGTTGTTGTAATTGCTTTAGAATTAGCTTCATATGCACGTTGTGCAGTAATTAAATCAACCATTTCATTTACAAGTTTTACATTTGAAAGTTCTATCATTCCTTGTCTCATACTTCCAAACTGGTCTTCTGTTGGGTTACCCGTAATTGGGTCACCAGAAGCTTCACTTACCATGAATAGTGATTCTCCTTGAGGACTAAGTCCAGCAGGATTAATAAAGTCAGCAATTGTAATTTGACCCAAGTTTGTTACATCTCCAGTTGTTGGGTCTTCTGCTGTAACTGTACCATCACTTGCTATAGTTAAATTAATTAAATTATCTGGAACTGTAATTTGTGGGTTTAGTGCATATCCATTACCATTTACAATATTTCCTTCTGAATCTAATTTAAAGGCACCATTTCTTGTATAGGCAGTTTCCCCATCCGGAGTTGTAATTTGAAAGAATCCATTTCCTTCAATGGCTAAATCAAGGGTATTACTTGTTAGTTTTAAGTCCCCTTGTAAGAAGTTTTTTTGGATACCAGATACCCTTACTCCTAGCCCTACGTCTATTCCAGTAGGATTTGTAGTAGTCTCAGAAGTCTGTCCTGCTGTGTAGTTTAATGTTTCATACATTAAATCTTGAAATTCTGCTCTATCTTGTTTAAACCCCATTGTATTTACGTTTGCAATGTTATTAGATGTTACATCAATTTGATGTTGCATAGAGTTCATTCCTGTTGCAGCTGTATAAAGACCTCTTATCATGGTAATCCTTTATTTTTGTAATAATGTTAAATTATATTTAAAGATTTTTTAAAGTTAGATAAACTGTTCGATTATTTCAATATTAAGTATAAATTCAAATCAAATTATATATAATAAAAAGATTTTGAATATAGTTTTTAAAAAAGGTTTAAATATGAGAATATTAATAGTTGATGATAGCTCGACTATGAGAAGAATTATCGGGAATGTTGTTATGCAATTAGGTTACGCAAAAGAGGATTTTGACGAAGCTGAAGATGGCGTAAAAGCATGGAAATTGTTAAGCGAGTCTCAATATGATATCATTTTAACAGATTGGAATATGCCAAATATGAATGGTCTTGATCTAGTGAAGAAAACTAGAGCTGAGGGTAACCATCAAAAGGTTCCTATAATTATGATTACTACTGAAGGTGGTAAAGGTGAGGTTATTACAGCATTAAAAGCTGGTGTAAATAACTATATTGTTAAGCCATTTAATGCACAAGTTTTAAAAGAGAAACTTGATGGAGTTTTAAAATAATTTTCTAGTAATATCCTAATAAAGGTTTTGAAATGAGTATGAGTCAAGAAGAAATTGAATCATTGATGAATGGTTTGGATTTTGAAGATGAACCAGCAGCTGAAGAATCACCTGTTGAAGATAGTGCCCCTGCTGGGAATATGTCAGAAGATGATATTAATGAATTAATTGCACAAACAGAAGATATTTCTGTTAATGAAGAAGATAATAGTAGTACTGAAGAGTCTGTTGATGATTTATTAAATAGTTTAGAAGATATTGAAGCTTCAAGTGAAGAATCAAATGATGAATCTGAAACAAATATTGATGATATTTTAAAAGAATTAGAACAAAATGATGATTCATCAGAAGCTGAAATTGATATTCCAGATGACTTAATTAATCCAGAGACTTCTTTATCTGAAGAAGAGCCTGTTGTTAATTTAGAAGAAGCAGAAGCTATAAGTGAAGTTGAGAATAGTATTGAATTACCAGAAGAAAAGACTGTAGTTGAGGAAAGTTCAGATGATGATATTGATGAGCTTTTATCAACAATTGATAATATGAAAGAACCAGAAGCAACTCCAGTTGAAGAAGTCTTAGAAGAGTCTAATATTTCAACTCTTGATAATGATGATATTGGAAAAGGTTGGACTGATAATAAAATACAGGAAGGAATATTCCCTTTGCCAGTTGAAGATGATACTAAAGTTGTAAACCAATTAAGTGAAGTAGCAAATGATTCTGAAGAGAAAGCTACAAAGATTTTCGATGTTTTAAGTAATATTCTTGATTATAATAATGGAATACAAAGTGATGTAAAAGAGTTAAGTTCTTTTAATGAAAAACAAATTGCAATGTTAACTTCATTAAGTCAAAAATTTCCTAATATTGATGTTTTTAAAGAAAATTTAGCTCAAGCAGAAGAAATGGGAAATCATATTTCTAATGTTCATGATAAATTAAATAATGGTAATAATGAAATTTTTCAAGCAATGGAATTAATGCAATTTAATGATATCAATAGACAAAAAATTGAGAGAGTAATGTCAGTTATTAGAAAACTGTCAACTTACTTAAATAATCTTTTTGAAGATGATGGCAATAGGCAAGAAGTAGCTGTTGCAAATCATATTCATGGAGATAGTACAGAAGATTTATTAGGTGATGAAGATTTAGAATCTTTAATTGCAGAATTTAACAATTAAAAACTGAAAGGAATTACATGAATCAAGGAACATACCCCTTAGCTGCCTCAATGATTAATCAAATCAATAGACTTGATATGATTTCAAATAATTTAGCTAATACAAATACTAATGGCTTTAAACAAGAGGGTACTACTGAAGGTTCATTTAATTACTATTTACAAAGAGCCCAGCAAGAAGGTTTTACACCTTCAAAAATAAATGAAGTAACTAATACTATTCCAAAGATGGATTCTAAGTTTATTAATAGTGAACAAGGTCCAATTATGCCAACAGGTAATACTTTGGATTTTGCTTTAAGTAATTCTGATACATTTTTTAAAATACAAGATAAAAGTGGAGAAGTGGTTTATACAAGAGATGGAGCATTTAAAATACAAGATGGACTTCTCGTTGATTCTAATGGACAATTTGTTTTAAATAATGATAACCAACCAATAGCAACAGAAGAAGAATTTGTAAATTTAATATCTGTTGTGAGAATAGATTATAAAGATTTAGAAAAATATAAAGATAACAACTTTAAAGCTAAAGATTCTGCTACAATAGAAAATATTGAGTTAAATGATAGTGAAATAATGCAAGGAGCAATTGAACGTTCAAATGTGAATTCTGTTTCTACTATGGTAGCATTAATAGATGCTCACAGAAGATTTGATCAGGCTCAAAAGGCAGTTACTACAATAGATGAGATGAATGGTAAATTAATTGATAAAATTGGGAATAATACTAGATCATGAAGCCAAGTAGCGTAACAGATTTACTTTTTAATCAATTAAGTTTTAGAAGTGATAGACAGAAAATCATTTCTAGTAATATTTCAAATATAAATACACCAGGTTATAAAACAAAAGATTTAGTATTTGAGTCAGAATTGAAAAAAGTTGATAATGATAAAGACTTAAAAATGTTTGCAACTAATTCAAAGCATATTACAAGTACTATGGATCTTCCAAAAATGAATCAAGCAAATTTAGTTGAATTAAAAGGCTTACAAGAACAAAATGATGGGAATAATGTAAATTTAGATACTCAGATGAGTGAAATGTCAAAAAATAAAGTTATATTTGATGCATTGCAATCATCAATCAAAAAAGATTCAAGATTAATGCGTTCTGTAGTTGAATCATCACAAAAAAATTAATTAGGATATTTATTATATGGATCAACTCGTTAAGTTTATAAACAATCTAAATGCTGCACAAAGAGCTGTAATTATTGGAGGATTTTCTCTTTTATTTGTATTATTAGTTGGATTGTTAGTATACTCAAATATTAAAGCACAAGATAAAAAATTAAATTATACTATTGCTTCAAATTTAACTAAAAACCAAGTTATGTTAGCAAGTAGTGAACTTGAAGCTTCTGGAATAGAATTTTCAGTAATTGGAAACGGTAATAACTTAACATTAAAAACTTCAAAAGATTTTATTAATATTGCAAAAATAAAACTTGTTACAAGTGAAGCTGCTACAAGTAAACATGTGGGTTGGGAAATTTTTGAAAAATCTTCATTAGGTACTACAAATTTTGAAAATAAAGTTAAATATTTAAGAGCTTTAGAAGGGGAGCTATCTCGTTCTTTAGAGTCTCTTTCTGGAGTTTTAAGAGCAAGTGTAAAAATTGCAATTCCAAAAGATACAATATTCACTGAAAGAAAAGCAGACCCTACTGCATCAGCAGTAATTTCTTTGAAACCTGGAGTTTTTTTAACACAACAACAAATTGATGGTATAAAAAACTTTATAGCTTCAGCTGTTTCAGAACTAAAAGATGAAAATATACAATTAATCGATCAAGATGGTGCTTTATTACAAATGTCACCTGATGATATGGATAATCAAAAGTCATTAGCTCAAAATAAATATAAACAAAAATTAGAAGAAGATTATGAGAAAAAAATTGTAGCTTTATTGGAACCTTTTGTAGGAATACAAAGAGTTGTTGCTAGAGTTAATTTAGAACTTGATTTTAAAAAGAGACATATACAAGAAGAAATATATGAACCTGAAGGGACAATAAGAAGTCAGCAAACTACAGAAAATACTTCAAGTTCTACAGGATCAAATTCTGGTACGGGTGGAACAGCAGGTATTGATAATAATATTGAAGAGCCTGATGGTGCAAATGGAAATAACGGATCACAATCAAGTAATGAGAGTGCAAAAAATATAACAAATTATGAAATCTCTAAAAAAGTTATAGATGAAAAGAGTAACAACTATTCACAAGTAAAGAGAGTTTCTGCTGCTGTGACATTTGATTCTTCAATTTTAAAAGATATACAAAATAAAGATGAATTTTTAGCTTCTATGGAATCTATTGTTCAAGATACAATTGGATATGACCAAAAACGTGGAGATAAAATTACAGTAAGAGATTTTAAATTTATTGGACTAAAACCACTTGCAACACTTGAAGCAAAAACAGATGAAAATGGTAATCCTGTATCTACTAATAGTATGGAAGAAGTAGGAAGTGTAGATACTCTTTCTATGGTAAGATCAATTTTAAGAGATTTTAGTGAGTATTTTCAATATTTAATTGCTGCTATTTTATTATTTGTTTTTTATAAAAAGTTTATTGTTAACCATGAAGTAGTTGTTCTTGGAGATAAAACAAGTGGTGGCAAAAAGATTGATGCACAAGGTAATCCTATTGATGAGGATTTCATGAATGAATTTATGTCAGATTATGAAAATGAATTCGATGCAACTACAGCACAAGGAAGATTAAAAGCAAAAGTAAAAAGCCAAATTATGAATAATATTGAAGGCTTAGATGAAGAAAATGCTGCAAAATATGAAGTTTTAATTGAAGCAATAGATAAAGAAATAAGCGAAAACCCTGAAGAAGTAGCTAGAATGATAGAGTTACTTTTAACAGAGGGTAGTGGAAAGTTTAAGTAAAGGTTATAAATGGATAATGAAGCACTAAAAGGCATGTCGATGCTTGATAAGATTGCACATTTTTGTGTTCTTGTTGGCGAAGAAGCTACAGTAAAGATTTTTCAACATTTACCTAAACATATAGTTGAAGAGATTTCAACTTCAGTAACACTTATTAATTCAGTTGACAAAGAGACTTCCCTTGCAATATTGGAAGAATTTCATTTATTTACAAGATCTAAAAGTTTTATTAGTTCGGGTGGGTATGACTATGCAAGAGATATTCTTTATAAATCATTAGGAAAAGGTGAAGCAGATGAAGTTTTAGCAAAGCTTTCAAGAATGAAACTTGCTTCTCAATCTTTTGCATATCTTGATGCCATTAATCCAAAACAACTTTGTGATTTTATTAAAGATGAATCTCCTCAGACAATAGCTGTAATATTATCTCATATGGAGGCTCCAAAAGCAGCAGATGTTTTAATGCAACTTGAAGAAGATATAAAAGTAAAAGTTACTATGCAAATGGCTACAATTAAGGATGTTTCACCTGATGTAGTAAGAACAATCTCTGTAGTATTAGAGAAAAAACTTGAATCATTATTATCTTCTATTGTTGATGTTGGTGGAGTAAAAGTAGTTGCAGATATGTTAAATAGACTTGGACCTAAATCTCAGGATATTCTAAAAAATATTAATGGTGTAGATACCTCT
This genomic interval from Arcobacter sp. LA11 contains the following:
- the waaA gene encoding lipid IV(A) 3-deoxy-D-manno-octulosonic acid transferase — protein: MSLFSILYYIFATLIYILAIPYLILKSKNPKYKVAIPSKFFLSNNDSFEKEGIWFHCCSMGETKAIKPLVDEFEDINISVITNTGYDEAKNLTRNVRYLPFEIFLPFWVKKQKALVVMEAELWYMLFLSAKVKGAKTFLINARISDKSYDSYKRFSFFYKRVFNKIDKVFAQTDIDKKRLLELGAKDVEVIGNIKLAQLPKVTREFEKQDEILITAGSTHKNEEELILKAYDRKFGKLVIVPRHPERFEQVDFFINDFIKDKKLSYHKFSQKEDFSSDIVLVDKLGELNNIYSISDVVILGGAFENIGGHNPVEPAFFNCKIISGENIFNQKSLFECVNNYTIIKNNELKETLENIEKLEKSTLVQEGDLQPILKELHGLR
- a CDS encoding RNA pseudouridine synthase, which translates into the protein MGYDKAYKVLAKQEGISNSKAKELIDKGLVRAAGKKVMIARGEIDEDTVFSVKEIASIKMIFQDDNILAVDKPAFLTSDEVARKFPDYMMLNRLDKETSGVMLFAKNEEFQKKAIGEFKANRVYKEYVAIVDGKVIEEIEIDKPILTAKNRGIAKSKIDAKKGKPAKSTVYPMLVEGKHSKIKIVIDTGRTHQIRVHLNSVGLPIIGDAIYGKPAANINRVLLHSKKTQIFDYTFEAKEPREFRVYEFN
- the ffh gene encoding signal recognition particle protein codes for the protein MFDSLTGSIRNAVNKIRHKDDVASLKKAITELKKSLLKSDVHHKTTKDLVAAVELETKNNGIGQDSFLRALQIELTKILTTEGNQGFVFSSTPPTTILMTGLQGSGKTTTTGKLANYLKIRKKKVLVAAADLQRLAAVEQLKQIAEQIEVDIYYDDNEKDPVKIAKAAQEKAKKELYDVLLIDTAGRLAIDDELMAQLDDVKKSVNPDEIFYVADSLTGHDATRTATSFKEKIGIDGVILSKYDGDTKGGVAISIAHQVGVPLRFIGIGEKMPDLEVFIPDRIVSRLMGAGDIEGLAEKTSAIIDEKKAKEVTKKIKKGEFNFNDFLDQLSMMSKLGSMKSIIGMIPGLSQMAGPIKDMDFENSDEIKRIKALIGSMTPKERETPSLMNPSRKKRIAKGSGLSEMQINKILKQFKNASKMAKKLSSKGGMKGLQNMMQQMQGPGGPAGLPK
- the rpsP gene encoding 30S ribosomal protein S16 is translated as MTVIRLTRMGRNKKPFYRIVVTDSRKRRDSGWIESIGYFNPVAEPKVLKIDEERYNYWLSVGAKPSEKVKKLAAQK
- a CDS encoding KH domain-containing protein is translated as MITNFIESYAKLIVSKPEEVTISTNSIDETFTEITIKANSADIGKLIGKNGNMINALKTMANGCKAKDGVSYKIQVLAN
- the rimM gene encoding ribosome maturation factor RimM (Essential for efficient processing of 16S rRNA) codes for the protein MKNKIYVAKLGKAVGLKGHLRLIIDSDFPNQFKKNAIFTTNKKLELKVQEYNMSRELIKFENYDDVDIAKKLTNQELYVSQEDTKENCKLEKDQFFWFDLIDCKIVENGKTLGIVKDIHRYPLDDYFEIITDEALIKEGLPKIFLVPYVTQTYIKNVDIENKTIETKNCFDILENS
- the flgG gene encoding flagellar basal-body rod protein FlgG, which encodes MIRGLYTAATGMNSMQHQIDVTSNNIANVNTMGFKQDRAEFQDLMYETLNYTAGQTSETTTNPTGIDVGLGVRVSGIQKNFLQGDLKLTSNTLDLAIEGNGFFQITTPDGETAYTRNGAFKLDSEGNIVNGNGYALNPQITVPDNLINLTIASDGTVTAEDPTTGDVTNLGQITIADFINPAGLSPQGESLFMVSEASGDPITGNPTEDQFGSMRQGMIELSNVKLVNEMVDLITAQRAYEANSKAITTTDSMLDTVNRLKR
- a CDS encoding response regulator produces the protein MRILIVDDSSTMRRIIGNVVMQLGYAKEDFDEAEDGVKAWKLLSESQYDIILTDWNMPNMNGLDLVKKTRAEGNHQKVPIIMITTEGGKGEVITALKAGVNNYIVKPFNAQVLKEKLDGVLK
- a CDS encoding flagellar hook-basal body protein, which encodes MNQGTYPLAASMINQINRLDMISNNLANTNTNGFKQEGTTEGSFNYYLQRAQQEGFTPSKINEVTNTIPKMDSKFINSEQGPIMPTGNTLDFALSNSDTFFKIQDKSGEVVYTRDGAFKIQDGLLVDSNGQFVLNNDNQPIATEEEFVNLISVVRIDYKDLEKYKDNNFKAKDSATIENIELNDSEIMQGAIERSNVNSVSTMVALIDAHRRFDQAQKAVTTIDEMNGKLIDKIGNNTRS
- the flgB gene encoding flagellar basal body rod protein FlgB; translation: MKPSSVTDLLFNQLSFRSDRQKIISSNISNINTPGYKTKDLVFESELKKVDNDKDLKMFATNSKHITSTMDLPKMNQANLVELKGLQEQNDGNNVNLDTQMSEMSKNKVIFDALQSSIKKDSRLMRSVVESSQKN
- the fliF gene encoding flagellar basal-body MS-ring/collar protein FliF; its protein translation is MDQLVKFINNLNAAQRAVIIGGFSLLFVLLVGLLVYSNIKAQDKKLNYTIASNLTKNQVMLASSELEASGIEFSVIGNGNNLTLKTSKDFINIAKIKLVTSEAATSKHVGWEIFEKSSLGTTNFENKVKYLRALEGELSRSLESLSGVLRASVKIAIPKDTIFTERKADPTASAVISLKPGVFLTQQQIDGIKNFIASAVSELKDENIQLIDQDGALLQMSPDDMDNQKSLAQNKYKQKLEEDYEKKIVALLEPFVGIQRVVARVNLELDFKKRHIQEEIYEPEGTIRSQQTTENTSSSTGSNSGTGGTAGIDNNIEEPDGANGNNGSQSSNESAKNITNYEISKKVIDEKSNNYSQVKRVSAAVTFDSSILKDIQNKDEFLASMESIVQDTIGYDQKRGDKITVRDFKFIGLKPLATLEAKTDENGNPVSTNSMEEVGSVDTLSMVRSILRDFSEYFQYLIAAILLFVFYKKFIVNHEVVVLGDKTSGGKKIDAQGNPIDEDFMNEFMSDYENEFDATTAQGRLKAKVKSQIMNNIEGLDEENAAKYEVLIEAIDKEISENPEEVARMIELLLTEGSGKFK
- the fliG gene encoding flagellar motor switch protein FliG yields the protein MDNEALKGMSMLDKIAHFCVLVGEEATVKIFQHLPKHIVEEISTSVTLINSVDKETSLAILEEFHLFTRSKSFISSGGYDYARDILYKSLGKGEADEVLAKLSRMKLASQSFAYLDAINPKQLCDFIKDESPQTIAVILSHMEAPKAADVLMQLEEDIKVKVTMQMATIKDVSPDVVRTISVVLEKKLESLLSSIVDVGGVKVVADMLNRLGPKSQDILKNINGVDTSLATKIKENMFVFEDLLNLESEYVMKILQNVDTGDVAVAMKNATDDDMLKITGAMSSRASDRFKEEFEMLTKVKIKDIEAAQRKMLDVAQKMIEEGVIDRDMDE